In Eriocheir sinensis breed Jianghai 21 chromosome 12, ASM2467909v1, whole genome shotgun sequence, the following proteins share a genomic window:
- the LOC126997654 gene encoding dnaJ homolog subfamily A member 1-like, whose amino-acid sequence MVKETGYYDMLGVKPTATQDELKKAYRKLALKYHPDKNPNEGEKFKLISQAYEVLSNEEKRKIYDQGGEQALKEGGSGGGGFTSPMDIFDMFFGGGMKRNREKRVKDVVHQMSVSLEELYNGAVRRLALQKHVICSKCEGQGGKKPPEKCPSCRGTGMQVRIQQLGPGMVSQVQSMCGECRGQGERINPKDRCKTCEGRKVVKDRKILEVHVDKGMEDGQKVVFSGEGDQEPGLDPGDIIIVLDEKEHPIFRRVNNDLTMQIHISLVEALCGFQKPIKTLDDRTIVISTIPGEVIKNGEIKSVIGEGMPQYKNPFEKGRLLLQFLVDFPSEIPVDRIRKLEKILPTRPEVIVPDDGEEVNLVELDRSQRGRRHHNQMYDDDDDHHGGRQHVQCQTS is encoded by the exons ATGGTGAAGGAAACCGGATACTATGACATGCTCGGGGTCAAGCCCACCGCCACACAGGATGAGCTCAAGAAGGCGTACCGCAAGCTGGCCCTGAAGTACCATCCCGACAAGAACCCAAATGAGGGGGAGAAG TTCAAGCTCATTTCTCAGGCGTACGAGGTCCTCAGTAATGAAGAAAAGCGGAAAATATATGACCAAGGAGGGGAGCAGGCCCTCAAGGAAggtgggagtgggggaggaggctTCACCTCACCCATGGACATCTTTGACATGTTCTTTGGTGGCGGcatgaagaggaatagagagaaaag AGTGAAGGATGTAGTCCACCAGATGAGTGTGTCATTAGAGGAGCTTTACAATGGAGCTGTTAGGAGATTAGCCCTTCAGAAGCACGTCATCTGCAGCAAGTGTgaaggacagggaggaaagaagccCCCAGAGAAGTGCCCTTCATGCAGAGGAACAGGCATGCAG GTTCGAATCCAGCAGCTGGGTCCAGGCATGGTGTCTCAGGTGCAGAGCATGTGTGGAGAGTGTCGAGGACAGGGCGAGCGAATCAACCCTAAGGACAGGTGTAAGACATGTGAGGGCAGAAAG GTTGTCAAAGACAGAAAAATCTTGGAGGTTCACGTGGACAAGGGTATGGAGGACGGACAGAAGGTGGTGTTCTCAGGAGAGGGAGACCAGGAGCCCGGCCTGGACCCTGGAGACATCATCATTGTCCTGGATGAGAAGGAGCACCCAATATTCAG ACGTGTGAACAATGATCTCACTATGCAGATCCACATATCCCTTGTGGAGGCTCTGTGTGGCTTCCAGAAACCCATCAAAACACTAGATGATAGGACCATTGTCATTAGCACTATTCCTG GTGAGGTGATCAAGAATGGAGAGATCAAGtctgtgataggggaggggatgCCACAATACAAGAATCCATTTGAAAAGGGACGTTTGCTTCTTCAGTTCCTCGTAGATTTCCCCTCGGAAATCCCTGTTGACCGCATCCGAAAACTTGAAAAGATCTTGCCTACCAG ACCCGAGGTAATTGTCCCAGACGATGGCGAGGAGGTGAACTTGGTCGAGCTTGACCGAAGTCAGCGAGGACGGCGCCACCACAATCAGATGTACGATGATGACGACGATCACCACGGAGGCCGGCAACACGTCCAATGCCAGACCAGCTAG